The DNA segment AATCACCACTACCTGCTTCTGTGACCAATCGGAGTTGGAAATACATTCCTTAATATCGTAACCAGCACGGTTTAACATTTTCGTAGCTTCTACTAACATCATGATCAAAGACAAATTCATTACGAATACGAGTCTTCCACAACCTTTAGAAGATCTAATACGAGTTTGTATGTATCATCAGACTTACAAAAATTACTCGCATCTCCCATTCATTACTGAATGGTTTCTCATTCATAGATTATAATTGTTAATTGACggtatttcataatatttagtGGATTTtgtaatgtttaaaaaaattgagtGGACTTGCTAGCTGTAGCCTACTTGATCGGAACCGCTATTTGTATCAAACAGTTATCCATATAGACCAAACTAAAACGAATGTGAAAATAGATGCATgatatttagcaaaaaaaaaaaaagaagatgcaAGATCCAAATCAACTTTAATATATAATCCtacatatacaaatataaaaagcCATTCGCACATCATATTTGCAAAGTTGCGTTTTCACTTTTCACATATAACGTGTGGATAGACTCGCATTAGATTTTATAGATAAGCTTCAACACTTGTCATCTCatcattttatcaaaaataaacaacTGTCTCACCAATATAATAGTTGTGACGTAGCATGAGTAAGCACTAATTACACCCACAAAATGAGTAAGCACTAATTAATTGGTATAATTAAGTAATTATTTTTACTCAATTAATCCTTAACAATTTGAAGCTAAAATTAGCATTTCTAGCTACAAAATGAGTAAGCACTAATAGTTGTGACTATATACAGCCTGTCAAATCATCACCACTATTAACATAAATCTTTTTACCATATAGAAAACGTCATTATATATACATCTGTATAAACtgtaaaaacataaacaaataaaCTATTGTAGTCATgacaaggaagaagacaaaTCTTGCTTACATTTCCAATGTCTCGGCGAGAAAAAGAACACTGAATCTTAGGAAGAAAGGACTTCTGAAGAAACTTGATGAAATCAAGACTCTCTGCGATGTGGATGCATGTGCGGTCATCTACAGTCCATACAACTCAACACCAGAGGTGTGGCCATCAAACTCGGAGGTGCAAAAGGTTATGGAGAAGTTCGAAAACTTGCCAGAGGAGAAGCAGACAAAGAAATCGTTTAACCACGAAGAGTTTCTCAATCAGACAATCACAAAAGTCCAAAATCAggttaaaaaattaattgaaggTAATAATGATAAACTCATGGAGGAGCTCATGTTCTCTTGTCTTAATGGGAACATGGGAGATTTGGCTATAGACGATAGTAATCGTGGTAACTTGTGTGAGTTTATTGATGGACATCTCAAGAAACTTTATCATCATAAAAACGTAATCCTAAAAAATACGCATCTTGAGACCGGTGAATCTTCCTCAATGGCTATGGCCATGGGCATGCCACCAGTCGCTATGGCTGAAGCGGGTTCTTCTTTCTTCAACTCTCCTCAACAAACCAATGAGTCTCAGCCTCTAGTCACTTCAAACCAGGGACAAGAACATATTAGTTCTCATGGAAACCAGTTTCTGAATGTCCCAACCAATTTTCCTCAACAACCCAATGAAGTGCAGTGTGCAGTCTCTTCAAACCAGGGGCTGGAACATGTTCCTTCACTTAAAAACAACTTTATGTGTGCACCAATCTTCAATTCTCCTCTACTAACCAACGAGTCGCAACCTCTGGTTACTTCAAACCATGGACCAGAACATATTTGTTCTCATGGAAGCCAGTTTCCGAATGTCCCAACTTTCAACTTTTCTCAACAAACCAATGAACTACGTCATACAATCTCTCCAAACCAGGGGCTGGAACATGTTCATTCTCTTGGAAACAACTTTATGAATGCACCAACCTTCAATTCTCCTCAACTAACCAACGAGATGCAGCAGCCCATAATCTTTTCGAACCAGGGAGCCAACCATGTTGATTCTCTTGCAAGTAATCTCCTCCCAGTTAGCAACCATGGAGTTAATACTCAAGTTATGAATCAGGTTTGTGTTTGTGATTAACATACATGTATTTTAAACCATAATCAATATCAGCAGCTACATGTCAATATGTTTTAGGACGAAGTTTACTATCCACTAAATCAGCAAGATTGGTACGTTAAGGAGATGATGGAACAATCTGAGCCAACATGCTTTCCTTGGATGGAAGAAAATCATCATTACAATCACCGCCAGTTCTAAAGCATCTTCGTCGATCCGGTGGACGTAATGCCAACAATATTCCTATGTTATCTTATCCTTTTAGTTTTGTCAACTTTAAGTTTTCTAAGTTATGTCTTATCTATCATGTCTGAACTGTTAGTGCCAAAATATGAATTCAGATTAAAACTCTAGAGTCATTCTATGTTATTTATCTTGGGCAGCAAGTTGGCAAAACTATGGGCACTGTTTGCCTTTTTATCTTGTTATATCATCATTATGTGGTGGAGTTTCAATTCCTTTTGATCTAATGAATGAATGAGTTTGACCCCAACAAATTTCAGTCAAGTTAAATCTTCAACCCAAAATTATGTGGCAAATTCTTCTCATAGATACTGGATTCCGAAATAAGAATTTTTTATATGGaaacatatatctatatatatactgtatGGATTTTATTCAGATAAGAAAATTATTGGTTCTATTTAAATAAAACGCTGCAATTCTTAACTTTACCAATATTAATTATT comes from the Brassica rapa cultivar Chiifu-401-42 chromosome A01, CAAS_Brap_v3.01, whole genome shotgun sequence genome and includes:
- the LOC103850007 gene encoding agamous-like MADS-box protein AGL90; the encoded protein is MTRKKTNLAYISNVSARKRTLNLRKKGLLKKLDEIKTLCDVDACAVIYSPYNSTPEVWPSNSEVQKVMEKFENLPEEKQTKKSFNHEEFLNQTITKVQNQVKKLIEGNNDKLMEELMFSCLNGNMGDLAIDDSNRGNLCEFIDGHLKKLYHHKNVILKNTHLETGESSSMAMAMGMPPVAMAEAGSSFFNSPQQTNESQPLVTSNQGQEHISSHGNQFLNVPTNFPQQPNEVQCAVSSNQGLEHVPSLKNNFMCAPIFNSPLLTNESQPLVTSNHGPEHICSHGSQFPNVPTFNFSQQTNELRHTISPNQGLEHVHSLGNNFMNAPTFNSPQLTNEMQQPIIFSNQGANHVDSLASNLLPVSNHGVNTQVMNQVCVCD